The sequence below is a genomic window from Thermus hydrothermalis.
GTATGCCCGTGCGTTCGGGGGGGACGAACGACCTCAACAGCGTCACCTACAGCGCGGGCCGCTTCGTGGTGAGGTGGGAGGGTATCCTCGCCACCTCTCCCTAGCCGTAGCCGGGCCTACCCGTACGCCGCCGACAGCCAAGAACGCCCTGAGCCGCCCCCTTCTGTCCGAGGGGGGCGGGTCTTCTCCACGCGGTCCTTGGCCTGCTTGATCCGTTGCCCGAGTTCAGGGGAGGCCAGGTGGTCAACGACGGGTTCCCACCTAGGAGAAAAACGCCTATTACGAGCTTTGCCGGGAAAGCCCCCTCTTTTGATGGGAGGAAGGCCGGGCGTCTTAGAAAGGTCCTGGCCTGGACCCTAAACAGGCCGTAGAACGGGATCGGCCCAAAGGGAAGCCTCTGGAGAGGGAGGCTGTTGCGCGGATACTGGGGAGCCGCCCATGCCCGCGTAGGTTTCCCCCTGTAAAAGGGGAAGCCCACCAAGGCAAGATCCTGCGGTCCATCCCCTCCCCCTGCGAAATCGCCGCCCTGGGAACGCGAGCCCACCGCTACGGGCAACCGGTGGGAGATGCTCCTGCCTCGCTTTACACCCCTGGCAGGAGCCTGCCAGGTTTTGTGTTTAGGGGCCTCGCGTGGAGTGGCGGCGCTCTTCGGCGCCCACGGCGCATGGCAAGCTTTTGCCACTTTCCGACCTCCCCTCGAGGCCACCCCCTTGTAGCCCCCTCTAGCCCCTACCTCAATTGGAGCAGCTTGGATTCCTCATAGGTTCGTTACAAACTGAGGAATTCAAGGCAGGAAGAAGCGTTAGGCTCGAGGCGCAATAGGGGAGAAGGCCATGGCCCATCAGGCCAGGTAGCGCTCCTGCGGCACCGCCACCGCCATCTCGGCCATCTCTTCCCAGAGAGAGGCGAAGGGCTCCCGGGCGAAGCGCCCCACGTCCACCCGCTCCACCTGGCTCCTGTACCGCTCCCGCATCTCGGGCTTGGCCATGGCTTCCCGGTAGAGGGCGAGGCGGGCAGGGCCTTCGGGCACCACCAGGCCCCAGCGGGGAAGTTCCGCCACCAGCCCCTCCGCCATGGCCAGGCCGGCGGGGTCCAGGTCAAAGGCGAGGAGGACCTCCCCCGCATAGCCCCTTAGGGCCTCCCCCCAAGGCAGGGGGCGGGTCCGGGCGCCGTCGCCCCGGTAGAGGAGGATGTAGTCCGCCGGGTGTTCCCGCCGCTCCCTTTCCCCCAAAACCTCGAGGCCCTCCCCCCGGTAACGGAGGAAGGCCTCGAGGTTCTCCACCAACACCAGGGGAAGCCCCTCCGCCCGGGAAAGGAGGACCTCTAAGGGGAAGACGGCGTAGGCCCCTTCGGGAAAGTCCGGGGCGAGGCCCAAAGCCCTCCGCCCCTCGCCCACCCCCCGCACCGCCACCTCCACCCCGGAGGGCCGGGCGGAGCGCTTGTCGTTGCCCAAGCGCTCGTACGCCTCCCTTTTGGAAGGGGGCGGGCTCTCGCTCGCATAAGCCTCCAAAAGGGGAAGCGCTTGGGCGGTGAGCTCCCACCACCCCTCCCGGTAGCGGGCACCCCCTTCCCCCACCAGGCGGGGGAGGAGGTGGGCCAAGGCCTTGGCCTCCTCCCCGCTAAGGACGCACCGCCCTTTCTCCCGCAACCTCTTCTGGATAGCCCGCAACCTCCTCACGGAAGACCTCCCGGATCCAAAGGGTCCAGCCGTCGCTCCAGAGGTCAAAGCGAAGCCCGGGGAGCTCCTCCCGCCTCTCGTACAGGTGGAGGGCGAGGAGCGTGTGCGTGGTTTCCCCCAGGCCCCGCTCGGAGGCGAACCCGGACAGGGTGGCGTGGGGAGAGGCCAAGAACGCCTCTTCCAGCTCTCGGAGGGTTTCGGAGGCCTCTTCCCCTTCGGCGAAGACCTCCTCCGGTTCCAGGACCTCGAGGGGAGCTGGCTCCTCCGGTACCTCCCCCCACTCCCCCCGCAAGGCCCCCCATTCCTCGTCCGCCGGGAGGAGGAGGTGGGGGCGCTCAGGGGCAAAGAGGAGGGGGAGTTCCCCTTCCAGGCCTTCCTGGGCCAGGCGTTCCAGGCGCTCCCAGATCTCCCGCCGCGCCTGCATCCGGCGCACGAGCCCCTCGCCCAGGCGCTGGAAGAACCGGATCGCCTCGTCTATGCTCCTCGCCGCCCTCGCCTTCACGCTCGTTCTGAGCCTGAAGAGCGCCCTTTCCGCCCGCTCCATCTCCGCCCGCACCGCCCCCTCCGCCTCCAGGGGAAGCCCCTCGAGGAGAAGGGGCAAACGCGCTTGCAACCGAGCGCTCTTGGCCGCCAGGCTGTCCTCTTCCCCGTCCAGGCGCTCTAGCGCCCTCAGGATAAGCCCCGCCTTCTCCTGCACCTCCCCCAGCCTGGCCCAGGCTTCCGCCAGGGTGATCTTCCCGTCGGCCAGCTTGGTTTCCACGTCAAGGCGCACGAGCTGGCGCAGGCTCTCGGGGGTTCGGACCAGAAACTCGGCCAGCTCCTCCAGGGTTTGGTGGTGGCGTTGCAAGTAGGCCAGGGCGTTGTTGAGGAGGCCCTTGGTCAAGGCGTCCTCGAACCAGGAGAGGCTCTCCTCGGCCCGGGCGAAGGCCTCCAGGGCTTCCTGGGCCCGCTCCCCCGCCTGAACAAAGGTCTGGAGGATGCCCCCCGAAACCGCGTGGAAAAAGTTCGCCAGGGCGCTCGTGGGCCGGAACTCCCCCTCGTCCCCGCCCATGAGGAAACCGTAGGCCTCGAGCTCCTTGAGGAGGTCCTCCCCGGGAGGGGGAGGCGGCGCTTCCCGCTTCCCCTCCCGGTGGAGGAGGAGGCCAAAGAGAAACTCCTGCACCTCGGGCTTGGCCAGGAGGCGGATGGCCCTCTCAAAACGCCTGCGCGCGAGGCGGATGGCTTCCCCTATGGTCCCACCTCCTCTCTCCCCGCCCGCCCCGCAAGCTCCTCGT
It includes:
- a CDS encoding DUF7281 domain-containing protein, which codes for MREKGRCVLSGEEAKALAHLLPRLVGEGGARYREGWWELTAQALPLLEAYASESPPPSKREAYERLGNDKRSARPSGVEVAVRGVGEGRRALGLAPDFPEGAYAVFPLEVLLSRAEGLPLVLVENLEAFLRYRGEGLEVLGERERREHPADYILLYRGDGARTRPLPWGEALRGYAGEVLLAFDLDPAGLAMAEGLVAELPRWGLVVPEGPARLALYREAMAKPEMRERYRSQVERVDVGRFAREPFASLWEEMAEMAVAVPQERYLA